One Setaria viridis chromosome 7, Setaria_viridis_v4.0, whole genome shotgun sequence genomic region harbors:
- the LOC117865304 gene encoding uncharacterized aarF domain-containing protein kinase At1g71810, chloroplastic has translation MLLLHPRAVPAPALRGRPPPPRPRPRRRLVPPPLAAASGSIAVSSDEDAFTRCSGYLFEEGAATESQLPTAYDLPGIAAVYRRRPLLVLRRSLQIGTSFGRWFALRYLDRVNERADDMFELRAAQLRRILLELGPAFVKIAQAVSSRPDVIPPAYLDELSLLQDRIAPFSTDAAFNIIEKELGLPLDMIFSEISPEPVAAASLGQVYQARLRSNGKVVAVKVQRPGVQAAISLDIYILRFLASLARKAAKLNTDLPAVLDEWASSLFREMDYREEARNGLKFRELFGKFRDVSVPEMYLEQSRRRVLIMEWIEGEKLSEVRDQYLVEVGVYCSLSQLLEYGFYHADPHPGNLLRTVDGKLAYLDFGMMGEFRQELRDGFIEACLHLVNRDFDALAKDFITLGLLPPTAQKGEVTKALTGVFENAVNRGVQNISFGDLSGNLGRTMYKFKFQIPSYFSLVIRSLAVLEGIAISFNPNYKVLGSSYPWIARKVLTDSSPKLRSTLQALLYKDGTFQIDRLESLLTESLRARTEQSLVRNQQEDVDSTRYAIKQVLSFTLTDQGAFVKDLLLQEIAKGIDALGVATLSSATSAAASRLPFAGGPSPLTSLDDEDVNNLRNLYRLLLLLSKVSRKENSSPSPGNNNAIENGGSTDELSLALYEMASLPEFLPVLSIIPELPPESQQQLLLLPTDLANRILSRAVARTIRRMFM, from the exons ATGCTTCTCCTCCATCCCCGCGCGGTCCCTGCGCCCGCTCTGCGAgggaggccgccgccaccccggcctcggcctcgccggcggctggTGCCGCCCCCCCTCGCCGCGGCGTCCGGCTCCATCGCAGTCAGCTCCGATGAGGACGCCTTCACCAGGTGCTCCGGGTACCTGTTCGAGGAGGGCGCGGCCACCGAGTCGCAGCTCCCCACCGCCTACGACCTCCCCGGCATCGCCGCCGTgtaccgccgccggccgctcctcgTGCTCCGGCGCTCGCTGCAGATCGGCACCTCCTTCGGCCGGTGGTTCGCGCTGAGGTACCTCGACCGCGTCAACGAGCGCGCCGACGACATGTTCGAG CTTCGGGCGGCTCAGCTCAGGAGGATACTATTGGAACTTGGCCCG GCATTTGTGAAGATCGCACAAGCAGTTTCGTCACGGCCG GATGTTATTCCGCCTGCATACCTTGATGAGCTCTCACTGCTTCAGGACCGCATAGCACCATTTTCAACCGATGCTGCTTTTAACATTATAGAAAAAGAGCTTGGGCTGCCACTGGATATGATTTTCTCTGAGATATCACCAGAGCCAGTTGCTGCTGCATCTCTTGGGCAG GTTTACCAGGCTAGGCTTCGATCCAACGGGAAGGTTGTTGCTGTCAAAGTACAAAGACCTGGTGTTCAAGCAGCAATTTCATTGGACATATATATCTTGAGGTTCCTAGCTAGTCTTGCAAGGAAGGCTGCCAAGTTGAACACAGATCTTCCG GCTGTGCTTGACGAATGGGCATCGAGCCTGTTCCGG GAGATGGATTATAGAGAAGAAGCAAGAAATGGACTTAAGTTCAG AGAATTGTTTGGGAAGTTTAGAGATGTCTCAGTTCCTGAAATGTATCTGGAACAGTCTCGAAGGCGAGTCCTTATCATGGAATGGATAGAG GGGGAAAAGTTGTCAGAAGTCAGAGATCAATATTTGGTTGAG GTTGGAGTATATTGTTCGCTTTCCCAGCTATTAGAATATGGATTTTATCATGCAGATCCACACCCTGGAAATCTTTTGCGTACAGTTGATGGGAAATTAGCCTACTTAG ATTTTGGGATGATGGGAGAATTCCGACAAGAACTTCGTGATGGATTTATTGAAGCCTGTCTTCATCTTGTTAACCGTGATTTTGATGCTTTAGCAAAAGATTTTATCACTCTTGG TTTGCTTCCTCCAACTGCCCAGAAGGGTGAAGTAACAAAGGCACTGACAG GTGTATTTGAGAATGCTGTTAACAGAGGAGTTCAGAATATAAGCTTTGGAGATCTGTCAGGAAATCTTGGACGAACAAT GTATAAATTCAAGTTCCAGATACCTTCTTACTTTTCCCTTGTAATTCGAAG CCTTGCTGTCTTGGAAGGTATTGCAATAAGTTTTAATCCAAACTATAAAGTGCTGGGCAGTTCATACCCATGGATTGCAAGAAAAGTTCTCACTGACAGTTCACCAAAGCTCCGATCAACTTTGCAGGCTCTTCTTTATAAG GATGGCACTTTCCAAATTGATCGTCTGGAATCTTTGTTAACTGAG TCACTTCGTGCCAGAACAGAGCAATCATTGGTCAGAAATCAACAAGAAGATGTTGATAGTACAAGATATGCAATTAAGCAAGTCTTGTCATTCACACTCACTGACCAG GGTGCCTTTGTGAAGGATTTACTTCTTCAGGAGATTGCTAAG GGAATAGATGCACTTGGTGTAGCCACATTAAGCTCAGCAACATCTGCAGCAGCCTCCAGATTGCCATTTGCTGGTGGTCCATCCCCATTAACCTCACTAGATGACGAGGATGTTAATAACTTGAGAAATCTATATCGCCTGCTCCTACTTTTATCTAAGGTTTCTCGGAAGGAAAATTCATCTCCG AGTCCTGGAAATAACAATGCCATAGAGAATGGTGGTAGCACAGATGAACTTTCTCTTGCTCTGTACGAAATGGCATCTCTTCCAGAATTTTTGCCAGTTCTTTCCATCATTCCTGAG CTTCCACCGGAGTCCCAACAGCAGTTGCTTCTTCTGCCAACGGATTTAGCCAATCGTATTTTATCTCGGGCTGTTGCGAGAACTATTAGAAGAATGTTCATGTAA